One genomic region from Jiangella sp. DSM 45060 encodes:
- a CDS encoding MerR family transcriptional regulator: MALRPVDLGRAVGISAQQVRNYEEDGLLPPAPRSESGYRQFTERHREALLTYRALLAGYGVIAARAIMRSVHDDDVSGALALVDAVHAELHDQRRQLRETAGAVETLAGAPRAAPRSGPGLRVGEVARRLGVRTSALRTWEAYGLLAPAREPGTSYRSYTPDDVRDAQLVNLLRQSHYGLPQVRQVLDELRRTGSTAALRAVLAQRADQLTARALAMLDGAGRLHAYVTSEPAPPRGDEVTAASWRS; encoded by the coding sequence ATGGCGCTGCGCCCGGTCGACCTCGGGCGGGCCGTGGGCATCTCGGCCCAGCAGGTCCGCAACTACGAGGAGGACGGCCTGCTGCCGCCGGCGCCGCGATCGGAGTCGGGGTACCGGCAGTTCACCGAACGGCACCGCGAGGCGCTGCTCACCTACCGCGCGCTGCTGGCCGGCTACGGCGTCATCGCGGCGCGGGCGATCATGCGCTCCGTCCACGACGACGACGTGTCCGGCGCGCTCGCGCTGGTCGACGCCGTCCACGCCGAGCTGCACGACCAGCGGCGGCAGCTGCGCGAGACCGCGGGCGCGGTCGAGACGCTGGCCGGCGCACCGCGGGCCGCGCCGCGGAGTGGGCCGGGGTTGCGGGTCGGCGAGGTCGCGCGGCGGCTCGGCGTGCGGACGTCGGCGCTGCGCACGTGGGAGGCGTACGGCCTGCTCGCCCCCGCGCGCGAGCCGGGCACGTCGTACCGCAGCTACACCCCTGACGACGTCCGCGACGCCCAGCTGGTCAACCTGCTCCGGCAGAGCCACTACGGGCTGCCGCAGGTGCGCCAGGTGCTGGACGAGCTGCGCCGCACCGGCAGCACCGCGGCGCTGCGCGCCGTGCTCGCCCAGCGCGCGGATCAGCTGACCGCGCGGGCGCTGGCCATGCTCGACGGCGCCGGCCGGCTGCACGCGTACGTGACCTCCGAACCGGCACCCCCTCGAGGCGACGAGGTCACTGCCGCGTCATGGCGATCCTGA
- a CDS encoding arylsulfatase: MASDQTQPQRAVLPIPDQQHVGVTTYDAKDPDTSYPPITPLRPPAGAPNVLIVLIDDAGFGSSSAFGGPCHTPAFEGLAAGGLRYTRFHTTALCSPTRAALLTGRNHHSVGMGGITEIATSAPGYNSLRPKEKATLAEALKLNGYATAHFGKCHEVPVWETSPMGPFDRWPSPGNGFEHFYGFIGGETNQYAPALYRDTVPVEPDRSPEEGYHFTEDMTDRAIEWVREQKALMPDKPFFLYYAPGATHAPHHVPAEWSDRYRGRFDQGWDVLREETVERQRRLGVVPPDAELTARPAEIPAWDDIPDDLKPVLARQMEVYAGFMEHTDHHTGRLIDALADLQVLDDTLVFCIIGDNGASAEGDVHGTFNELMNLNGAGALQDTEFMASRIDQFGTPAAYNHYAVGWAHAMDTPYQWTKQVASHWGGTRNGTIVRWPRGIPAPGETRDQFHHVIDVAPTVLEVAGLPHPAFVNGIQQAPLEGVSMAYTFADAAAPDRHTTQYFEMFVNRGIYHEGWTAVTRHSTPWEPTAELPAYDDDVWELYGPDDWTQAHDLAAEQPDTLARLQRLFLIEAAKYHVLPLDDRRVERFNADLAGRPQLIHGSSQVLFGGMGRLSENSLLVLKNKSHAVTADIVVPGDGATGTIVAQGGAFGGWSLYLVDGRPVYCYNLFGLRRFKVRGADPVPPGEHQVRMEFSYDGGGLGKGGTATLYVDGREAGSGRIDATVPMLFSADETADVGHDSGTPVTDDLRDGQGVFTGRVRRVQLDIDAAAEDVDHLITPEERFRIAMTRQ, translated from the coding sequence ATGGCCAGCGACCAGACCCAGCCGCAACGCGCGGTGCTGCCGATCCCGGACCAGCAGCACGTCGGCGTCACCACCTACGACGCGAAGGACCCGGACACGTCGTACCCGCCGATCACACCGCTGCGGCCACCCGCGGGCGCGCCGAACGTGCTGATCGTGCTCATCGACGACGCCGGGTTCGGGTCGAGCAGCGCGTTCGGCGGACCGTGCCACACCCCCGCGTTCGAGGGCTTGGCCGCCGGCGGCCTGCGCTACACCCGCTTCCACACGACGGCGTTGTGCTCGCCGACCCGGGCGGCGTTGCTGACCGGCCGCAACCACCACTCGGTCGGCATGGGCGGCATCACCGAGATCGCCACGTCGGCGCCGGGATACAACTCGCTGCGGCCGAAGGAGAAGGCGACGCTGGCCGAGGCGCTGAAACTGAACGGCTACGCGACGGCGCACTTCGGCAAGTGTCACGAGGTGCCGGTGTGGGAGACCAGTCCGATGGGCCCGTTCGACCGGTGGCCGAGTCCGGGTAACGGGTTCGAGCACTTCTACGGCTTCATCGGCGGCGAGACGAACCAGTACGCCCCGGCGCTGTACCGCGACACCGTCCCCGTCGAGCCGGACCGCTCGCCGGAGGAGGGTTACCACTTCACCGAGGACATGACCGACCGGGCGATCGAGTGGGTGCGCGAGCAGAAGGCGCTCATGCCGGACAAGCCGTTCTTCCTGTACTACGCGCCGGGTGCGACCCACGCCCCGCACCACGTGCCCGCGGAGTGGTCCGATCGCTACCGCGGCCGCTTCGACCAGGGCTGGGACGTCCTGCGCGAGGAGACCGTCGAGCGGCAGCGGCGGCTCGGGGTCGTCCCGCCCGACGCAGAGCTGACCGCACGGCCCGCGGAGATCCCGGCGTGGGACGACATCCCCGACGATCTCAAGCCGGTGCTGGCCCGGCAGATGGAGGTCTACGCCGGCTTCATGGAGCACACCGACCACCACACCGGGCGGCTCATCGATGCCTTGGCCGACCTGCAGGTGCTGGACGACACCCTCGTCTTCTGCATCATCGGCGACAATGGCGCGTCGGCCGAAGGTGACGTGCACGGCACCTTCAACGAGCTGATGAACCTCAACGGCGCCGGCGCGCTGCAGGACACCGAGTTCATGGCGTCGCGGATCGACCAGTTCGGCACACCGGCGGCCTACAACCACTACGCCGTCGGCTGGGCGCACGCGATGGACACGCCGTACCAGTGGACCAAGCAGGTCGCGTCGCACTGGGGCGGCACCCGCAACGGGACCATCGTGCGCTGGCCGCGCGGCATCCCCGCCCCCGGCGAGACACGCGACCAGTTCCACCACGTCATCGACGTGGCGCCGACGGTGCTCGAGGTCGCCGGGCTGCCGCACCCGGCCTTCGTCAACGGCATCCAGCAGGCGCCGCTGGAGGGCGTGTCGATGGCGTACACGTTCGCCGACGCTGCGGCGCCGGACCGGCACACGACGCAGTACTTCGAGATGTTCGTCAACCGCGGCATCTACCACGAGGGCTGGACGGCGGTGACCCGGCACAGTACGCCGTGGGAGCCGACGGCCGAACTGCCGGCCTACGACGACGACGTCTGGGAGCTCTACGGTCCCGACGACTGGACGCAGGCGCACGACCTCGCCGCCGAGCAGCCGGACACGCTGGCCCGGTTGCAGCGGCTGTTCCTCATCGAGGCGGCGAAATACCACGTGCTGCCCCTGGACGACCGGCGCGTGGAGCGGTTCAACGCCGACCTCGCCGGCCGGCCGCAGCTGATCCACGGCTCGTCACAGGTGCTGTTCGGCGGGATGGGGCGGCTGTCGGAGAACTCGCTGCTGGTGCTGAAGAACAAGTCGCACGCCGTCACCGCCGACATCGTGGTGCCCGGCGACGGCGCCACCGGCACGATCGTGGCGCAGGGCGGCGCCTTCGGCGGCTGGAGCCTGTACCTCGTCGACGGCCGGCCGGTGTACTGCTACAACCTGTTCGGCCTGCGCCGGTTCAAGGTGCGGGGCGCCGACCCGGTGCCGCCGGGCGAGCACCAGGTGCGGATGGAGTTCAGCTATGACGGCGGCGGGCTGGGCAAGGGCGGGACGGCGACGCTGTACGTCGACGGGCGGGAGGCCGGCTCGGGCCGGATCGACGCGACCGTCCCGATGCTGTTCTCCGCCGACGAGACCGCCGACGTCGGGCACGACTCCGGCACCCCGGTGACGGACGACCTGCGCGACGGGCAGGGCGTGTTCACGGGCCGGGTCCGCCGGGTCCAGCTCGACATCGACGCCGCCGCCGAGGACGTCGACCACCTGATCACTCCCGAGGAGCGCTTCAGGATCGCCATGACGCGGCAGTGA
- the ligD gene encoding non-homologous end-joining DNA ligase: MSSSQVLEVAGREVTITHPDKVIFPDGGHTKLDLVRYYLTVAEGALRGVEGRPMILKRFVKGIDQEAFFQKRAPQKRPDWIDVATLRYRSGTSADEVVVRDAAALAWVVNLGCIDLNPHPVRAEDLDRPDELRIDLDPNPGIEWAQILDVAQVAREVLQDHGLTAWPKTSGSRGFHIYTRIDPLWSYRQVRLAAESVAREVENRAPGIATAKWWKEEREGVFVDFNQNAKDRTVASAYSVRAKADARVSMPLTWDEVPGCRAEDFTLATAPRRYAEIGDPWAGIETSAGSLEPLLELAERLGPAEKPPKGTGRRTQTMPLIEIARAKTKDEALAGLERWKDRHADVVPHLEPADILVDGMRGRSSLWYRIRVNLQHVPDERRPEQEPLEVDYDPWAGTPWANAGEAVREAREAARDAASD; the protein is encoded by the coding sequence ATGTCGTCCTCGCAGGTGCTGGAGGTCGCCGGGCGTGAGGTGACGATCACCCATCCAGACAAGGTGATCTTCCCCGACGGCGGCCACACCAAGCTGGACCTCGTCCGCTACTACCTGACGGTCGCCGAAGGCGCGTTGCGCGGCGTCGAGGGCCGTCCGATGATCCTCAAGCGGTTCGTCAAGGGCATCGACCAGGAGGCGTTCTTCCAGAAGCGCGCTCCGCAGAAGCGGCCCGACTGGATCGACGTCGCGACGCTGCGCTACCGCTCCGGCACGTCCGCCGACGAAGTGGTGGTGCGCGACGCCGCGGCGCTGGCGTGGGTGGTCAACCTCGGCTGCATCGACCTCAACCCGCACCCCGTCCGCGCCGAGGACCTCGACCGTCCGGACGAGCTGCGCATCGACCTCGACCCCAACCCGGGCATCGAGTGGGCGCAGATCCTCGACGTCGCGCAGGTGGCGCGCGAGGTGCTGCAGGACCACGGGCTGACCGCGTGGCCGAAGACGTCCGGCTCGCGCGGCTTCCACATCTACACCCGCATCGACCCGCTGTGGTCGTACCGGCAGGTGCGGCTGGCCGCCGAGAGCGTCGCCCGCGAGGTCGAGAACCGCGCGCCCGGCATCGCCACGGCGAAGTGGTGGAAGGAAGAGCGCGAGGGCGTCTTCGTCGACTTCAATCAGAACGCCAAGGACCGCACGGTCGCCTCCGCCTACTCCGTCCGCGCCAAGGCCGACGCCCGGGTGTCGATGCCGCTGACGTGGGACGAGGTCCCCGGCTGCCGGGCCGAGGACTTCACGCTGGCCACCGCGCCGCGCCGGTACGCCGAGATCGGCGACCCGTGGGCCGGCATCGAGACGTCGGCCGGGTCGCTGGAGCCGCTGCTCGAGCTGGCCGAACGGCTCGGGCCGGCCGAGAAGCCGCCGAAGGGCACCGGGCGGCGCACGCAGACGATGCCGCTGATCGAGATCGCCCGGGCCAAGACCAAGGACGAGGCGCTGGCCGGGCTGGAGCGCTGGAAGGACCGCCACGCCGATGTCGTGCCGCACCTCGAGCCGGCCGACATCCTGGTCGACGGCATGCGCGGGCGCAGCTCGCTCTGGTACCGCATCCGCGTCAACCTGCAGCACGTGCCGGACGAACGCCGTCCTGAGCAGGAGCCGCTCGAGGTCGACTACGACCCGTGGGCCGGCACGCCGTGGGCCAACGCGGGCGAGGCGGTGCGGGAGGCGCGCGAGGCGGCCCGCGACGCCGCGTCCGACTGA
- a CDS encoding sigma-70 family RNA polymerase sigma factor encodes MAHHGHRRAAMRSEPREPDEDYDLVGQYLRQIGATPLLSAAEEVELARRIEAGVYAAELLETGAGAAAPAELEALVRDGERAKDHMIRANLRLVVSAARKYYRNTGLSFLDVVQEGNLGLIRAVEKFDYAKGFKFSTYAMWWIRQAIERGKAERARTIRLPVHVLESIAKLGRVERGLQAALGRQPTIAEAAAESGLTESRVAELRRIARDTVSLDTPVGDEGSASIGDLIEDTEILQAADVVEYHALAQELRALVDTLPPREALIITLRYGLHDGREHTLQEVGERVGLTKERVRQLEKQSIAELRDPQRRSPLLEWAG; translated from the coding sequence ATGGCACATCACGGGCATCGGCGCGCGGCGATGCGGAGCGAACCGCGGGAGCCGGACGAGGACTACGACCTCGTCGGCCAGTACCTCCGGCAGATCGGCGCCACGCCGCTGCTGTCGGCGGCCGAGGAGGTCGAGCTGGCCCGTCGCATCGAGGCGGGCGTCTACGCGGCGGAGCTCTTGGAGACGGGCGCCGGAGCGGCCGCCCCGGCCGAGCTGGAGGCGCTGGTCCGCGACGGCGAACGGGCCAAGGACCACATGATCCGCGCGAACCTGCGGCTGGTGGTGTCCGCGGCGCGCAAGTACTACCGCAACACCGGGCTGTCCTTCCTGGACGTCGTGCAGGAGGGCAATCTCGGGCTGATCCGTGCCGTGGAGAAGTTCGACTACGCGAAGGGGTTCAAGTTCTCGACCTACGCGATGTGGTGGATCCGCCAGGCCATCGAGCGCGGCAAGGCCGAGCGGGCCCGGACGATCCGGCTGCCGGTGCACGTCCTGGAGAGCATCGCGAAGCTCGGGCGGGTGGAACGCGGGCTGCAGGCGGCCCTGGGTCGCCAGCCGACGATCGCGGAGGCGGCCGCCGAGTCCGGCCTGACGGAGTCGCGCGTCGCCGAGCTGCGCCGCATCGCCCGCGACACCGTCAGCCTCGACACCCCGGTCGGCGACGAGGGCAGCGCCAGCATCGGCGACCTCATCGAGGACACCGAGATCCTGCAGGCCGCCGACGTCGTCGAGTACCACGCGCTGGCCCAGGAGCTGCGGGCGCTGGTCGACACGCTGCCGCCGCGCGAGGCACTGATCATCACGCTCCGGTACGGCCTGCACGACGGCCGGGAGCACACGTTGCAGGAGGTCGGCGAGCGCGTCGGCCTCACGAAGGAGCGGGTGCGCCAGCTGGAGAAGCAGTCGATCGCCGAGCTGCGCGACCCGCAGCGCCGCTCGCCGCTGCTGGAGTGGGCCGGCTGA
- a CDS encoding PRC-barrel domain-containing protein encodes MTTDTPHTLVHLTDSGLAVTADDDVRGREVVDRNGDEVGTVDDLVIDPEEKKVRFLQVGSGGFLGLGERKQLIPVDAIVRIDEKVHIAQDRGHVAGAPAYDPDLVPAREYYEELYGYYGYPPFWAAGYAYPPYPFYL; translated from the coding sequence ATGACCACCGACACCCCGCACACGCTGGTCCACCTCACCGATTCCGGCCTGGCCGTGACGGCCGACGACGACGTGCGCGGCCGCGAGGTCGTCGACCGCAACGGCGACGAGGTCGGCACCGTCGACGACCTCGTCATCGACCCGGAGGAGAAGAAGGTGCGCTTCCTGCAGGTCGGCTCCGGCGGCTTCCTCGGCCTCGGCGAGCGCAAGCAGCTGATCCCCGTCGACGCGATCGTGCGGATCGACGAGAAGGTGCACATCGCCCAGGACCGCGGCCACGTGGCCGGAGCGCCGGCGTATGACCCGGACCTCGTGCCGGCCCGCGAGTACTACGAGGAGCTGTACGGGTACTACGGCTACCCGCCGTTCTGGGCGGCCGGCTACGCGTACCCGCCGTACCCCTTCTATCTGTGA